Proteins encoded in a region of the Triticum dicoccoides isolate Atlit2015 ecotype Zavitan chromosome 3A, WEW_v2.0, whole genome shotgun sequence genome:
- the LOC119268263 gene encoding glycerophosphocholine acyltransferase 1-like has product MASSEVVEDEASAAAMLANGAADVRRRRDQAKAMLSKQAVKIATKAEEHERFIFKVTHLMGVLGFGTFCYLLGARPQDVPYVYCLFYVIFVPLRWIYYRYKKWHYYLLDFCYYANTFLLVMILFYPKDEKLFMVCFSFAEGPLAWALIVWRCSLVFSSFDKLVSVLIHLLPGIVLFTIRWWNPQTFAAMHPEGRAARVTWPYVEDKSYLWTWLFVVPLAAYTLWQLMYFLIVNVLRRQRLLRDPEVMTSYRELSKKAQKANNIWWRLSGLLGDKNRPLMYILLQALFTVATLAFTVPIFLSYRLHGIFQVLKVCAATWNGGSFILEVMPRQVVQKEKKRLEMKTIEQANLKEHMDDPSGNHQHASEEPSQ; this is encoded by the exons CGTCGTCGGAGGTGGTGGAGGacgaggcgtcggcggcggcgatgcTCGCCAACGGGGCCGCGGACGTCCGCCGGAGG AGGGACCAGGCCAAGGCGATGCTGTCGAAGCAGGCCGTCAAGATCGCCACCAAGGCAGAGGAGCACGAGCGCTTCATCTTCAAG GTCACACACCTGATGGGTGTTCTTGGATTTGGGACATTTTGCTACCTCTTGGGTGCCA GACCACAGGATGTGCCGTATGTGTATTGCCTGTTCTATGTCATATTTGTTCCTCTCAGGTGGATTTACTACCGCTACAAGAAGTGGCACTACTATCTTCTG GATTTCTGCTACTATGCCAACACTTTTCTCCTTGTTATGATTCTCTTTTATCCAAAGGATGAAAAGCTTTTCATGGTTTGCTTCTCATTTGCAGAG GGTCCCCTTGCTTGGGCATTAATTGTATGGCGTTGCAGCTTGGTGTTCAGCTCATTCGATAAACTTGTTAGTGTTCTGATACACCTCTTGCCTG GAATAGTTTTGTTCACTATCCGTTGGTGGAACCCACAAACATTTGCTGCCATGCATCCAGAAGGAAGAGCAGCAAGAGTCACATGGCCATATGTGGAGGACAAATCTTATCTGTGGACATGGCTATTTGTTGTTCCTCTAGCTGCTTACACCTTGTGGCAACTGATGTATTTCCTCATAGTTAATGTGCTGCGCCGGCAAAGGCTGTTAAGGGATCCTGAAGTCATGACATCATACAG GGAACTGTCAAAGAAAGCACAGAAAGCAAACAACATCTGGTGGAGACTGAGCGGATTGCTTGGTGACAAGAATCGTCCGTTGATGTACATACTGCTTCAGGCACTGTTCACAGTGGCGACATTGGCTTTCACTGTACCCATATTCCTTTCATACCGGCTGCATGGGATCTTCCAAGTACTAAAGGTGTGTGCTGCAACATGGAACGGTGGAAGCTTCATCCTGGAGGTGATGCCCAGACAAGTCGTCCAGAAGGAGAAGAAGAGACTTGAGATGAAGACCATTGAACAAGCAAACTTGAAAGAGCACATGGACGATCCCTCAGGTAACCACCAGCATGCATCCGAGGAGCCAAGTCAGTGA